The Alkalihalobacillus sp. LMS6 genomic interval TGTTGTAAATTCGAAAGGGCGTATCTTGTTACAAAAAAGAGGAGATCGCAACCAATGGGGGTTTCCGGGAGGAGCACTAGAGCTAGGGGAATCGGTCGAAGCATGTGCGAAAAGAGAAGTGTTTGAAGAAACAGGAATAGAAGTGTCAATTGACCACCTTGTTGGTGTGTATTCCAAGTATTTTGATGTCTACCCAAATGGTGATCAAGCACAAACGGTTTTACACTTTTTTAAAGGACATCCTATTGGTGGAGAGTTGGATGTAGATGGAGAAGAAACATTAGCACTCAAGTACATGCACCCAAATGAAGTCCCTAGTCTGTTTAATCAACAGCACCAAGACTGTTTTCAAGATTTTATCGATGGCAGAGTCGGTGTGTATCGTTAAAAAGAACAGAATAACTAGACATCCTAAGCAATTTTTTTCAAATTGATACATAGGATAGTGATACAACACTCTTAATGGGAGGGGTGTGTCATGGCGAAAAATAAGGGGACAGGTAAAAACAAACACCAAGATCCCCATCAACAATATTTAGAAGATCTACTAGAATTCTCTGAAGATATGATTTACGTTGGTACAATTTTAAGGACCATTTCATCTGCGCTTGGTTTTATCGGCGTAACGATCGCACGTGATATTTCG includes:
- a CDS encoding NUDIX hydrolase is translated as MDYIQTIRKKVGKEQIILNFAGVCVVNSKGRILLQKRGDRNQWGFPGGALELGESVEACAKREVFEETGIEVSIDHLVGVYSKYFDVYPNGDQAQTVLHFFKGHPIGGELDVDGEETLALKYMHPNEVPSLFNQQHQDCFQDFIDGRVGVYR